From Geomonas agri, one genomic window encodes:
- a CDS encoding selenium metabolism-associated LysR family transcriptional regulator: MNLKQLEIFIKVAESGSFSKGAEATFITQSTVSQHISALESEFGMKLLDRTGKGALPTEGGKILLERARKLVEYAKEIPIALARFKGIEEAVLNIAGSSIPGEYMIPAALPLLIDRFPGVTIVLRQGDSHDVLGKLLSEEVELGVVGGRFDEDTLEFTPFAEDELVLIARAGHRWGEGEAIRKEELLGEPVVLRETGSGTGKAAAQALRDAGIDPTKLRVAAHLGSNEAVKRAVMAGIGVSFVSAVSVRHELEQGALIQVPVDRVSIKRQFYLASRKGREMSPAAEAFRGIMLEIFRGDGQLTIDS, from the coding sequence GTGAACCTGAAGCAGCTCGAAATATTCATCAAGGTGGCGGAAAGCGGCAGCTTCTCCAAGGGGGCGGAGGCCACCTTCATTACGCAGTCTACGGTAAGCCAGCATATCTCGGCCCTTGAGAGTGAATTCGGCATGAAACTGCTCGATCGCACCGGCAAGGGTGCCCTTCCTACCGAGGGAGGCAAGATCCTGCTGGAGCGGGCACGCAAGCTGGTGGAGTATGCGAAGGAGATACCGATTGCGCTGGCGCGCTTCAAAGGGATCGAGGAGGCGGTGCTGAACATCGCGGGGAGCAGCATACCCGGCGAGTACATGATTCCGGCTGCCCTCCCCCTGCTGATCGACCGTTTCCCCGGCGTGACTATCGTCCTTAGACAGGGGGACAGCCACGACGTCTTGGGCAAATTGCTGTCGGAAGAGGTGGAATTGGGCGTGGTCGGCGGTCGCTTCGACGAGGATACCCTGGAATTTACCCCCTTTGCCGAGGACGAACTGGTCCTGATTGCCCGCGCAGGCCACCGTTGGGGCGAGGGAGAAGCGATCCGCAAGGAGGAGTTGCTCGGCGAGCCGGTGGTGTTGCGTGAAACGGGATCCGGGACCGGGAAAGCAGCGGCCCAGGCCCTGCGCGACGCAGGCATCGACCCGACAAAACTGCGGGTGGCGGCGCACCTGGGGAGTAACGAGGCAGTGAAGCGTGCGGTGATGGCTGGTATCGGCGTATCTTTTGTTTCCGCGGTGTCGGTGCGGCACGAACTGGAACAGGGGGCGCTGATTCAGGTTCCCGTGGACCGCGTTTCCATCAAGCGGCAGTTTTATCTGGCCAGCCGCAAAGGGCGGGAAATGTCGCCGGCGGCAGAAGCCTTCCGGGGCATCATGCTGGAAATTTTCAGGGGGGATGGGCAGCTGACTATCGACTCTTAA
- a CDS encoding double-cubane-cluster-containing anaerobic reductase, with the protein MRDICAAFSEIAGLRERNAIALKVAKDRGRKVVGTYCLFSPVELIVAAGAIPVSLCGTSATPIPAAEKVLPRSLCPLIKSSYGFALTDTCPFFHFSDLLLAETTCDGKKKMYELLGEMKPLHLMQLPQVQDEAALEYWVLELKRLMTRLEQAFDVRITPEKLAAAILLLNEERRSLKALQDLLKRKPAPISGMDLLTVLHNRGFTVDKREAIDLIDRLTRELAELSDQGISPFTAKTPRILLTGVPVGLGSDKVVRLVEELGGSVVCFESCGAYKKVDPVQPGKNLLRSIAEKYLRVPCSCMSPNKGRLQLLEQLVREFAADGVIDLTWQGCHTYNVESFTVKRHLQETVRVPFLQIETDYSESDTEQLKVRIEAFLEVIGTSRGERP; encoded by the coding sequence ATGAGGGATATCTGCGCTGCTTTTAGCGAGATTGCCGGACTTAGGGAGAGAAACGCTATCGCACTCAAGGTGGCCAAGGACCGCGGCAGGAAAGTGGTCGGCACCTACTGCCTGTTCTCACCGGTGGAACTGATCGTCGCCGCGGGTGCCATACCGGTGTCGCTGTGCGGCACCAGCGCGACGCCCATCCCCGCGGCGGAAAAGGTGCTGCCGCGCTCGCTGTGCCCGCTGATCAAATCGAGCTACGGTTTCGCGCTTACCGATACCTGTCCCTTCTTCCACTTCTCGGACCTGCTGCTCGCCGAGACCACCTGTGACGGCAAGAAGAAGATGTACGAGTTATTGGGTGAGATGAAGCCTTTGCACCTGATGCAACTGCCCCAGGTGCAGGACGAGGCGGCGCTGGAGTACTGGGTCCTGGAGCTGAAGCGCCTGATGACGCGCCTGGAACAGGCATTCGACGTCCGGATCACTCCGGAGAAGCTGGCCGCTGCGATACTGCTGCTCAACGAAGAACGCCGCTCTCTGAAAGCGCTTCAGGACCTGCTGAAAAGAAAGCCTGCGCCGATTTCGGGAATGGATCTGCTCACCGTGCTGCACAACCGCGGCTTCACCGTAGACAAGCGCGAGGCGATTGACCTGATTGACCGGCTGACCCGTGAACTTGCCGAGCTGAGCGACCAGGGCATCTCTCCCTTCACGGCGAAAACGCCGCGCATCCTGCTGACCGGGGTCCCGGTCGGTCTCGGCTCCGACAAGGTCGTGCGCCTGGTCGAGGAGCTGGGGGGGAGCGTGGTCTGCTTCGAGAGCTGCGGCGCCTACAAGAAGGTGGATCCGGTGCAACCGGGTAAGAACCTGCTCCGTTCCATTGCGGAGAAGTATCTGCGCGTTCCCTGCTCGTGCATGTCGCCCAACAAGGGGCGGCTGCAACTGCTGGAGCAACTGGTGCGGGAGTTCGCAGCGGACGGGGTAATCGACCTCACCTGGCAAGGGTGCCACACCTACAACGTCGAATCGTTCACGGTGAAACGCCATCTGCAAGAGACGGTGCGGGTCCCCTTCCTGCAGATCGAGACCGACTATTCCGAATCGGACACGGAACAGTTGAAGGTGCGCATCGAGGCCTTCCTTGAGGTCATCGGCACCAGCAGAGGGGAGCGCCCGTGA
- a CDS encoding transglutaminase-like domain-containing protein codes for MKRLLLTMLAFSLCVTPAAWAKSRSGQITVEVDLSKQEAGKETRLWIPYAVSDSYQNVTDVKVSGDFASSAVYTDRANGTPMLYAQWDKDAKSRKLVYTFNVQRDEVRIKDLSAKEPAWNSADYAEYLKPTSMGPVDGEVKKLADSIVKGKTTVLDKAKAIYDWACENMYRDPATVGCGKGDVCELLKKPGGKCTDISSVYIALARAAGVPAREVFGLRLGKKAEEDVTTWQHCWVEFFLPGTGWVPVDPADVRKAMLVEKLELKDAKTREYRDYFWGGIDPYRFKIASGRDLVLNPPQAGAPLNTFGYPYAEVGGKVLDWYDPKTFNYRITFKEK; via the coding sequence ATGAAAAGGTTGTTGTTGACCATGCTGGCATTTTCCCTTTGCGTAACCCCGGCTGCCTGGGCCAAAAGCCGCAGCGGGCAGATCACTGTCGAGGTTGATCTTTCCAAGCAGGAGGCGGGCAAGGAGACCAGGCTCTGGATTCCTTACGCGGTTTCCGACTCCTATCAGAACGTCACCGACGTCAAGGTGAGTGGCGATTTTGCCTCCTCCGCGGTCTACACCGACCGGGCCAACGGCACCCCGATGCTCTACGCTCAGTGGGACAAGGACGCCAAGAGCCGCAAACTCGTCTACACCTTCAACGTCCAGCGCGATGAGGTCCGGATCAAGGACCTGTCGGCAAAGGAGCCGGCCTGGAACTCTGCCGACTACGCCGAGTACCTGAAACCGACCTCCATGGGTCCGGTGGACGGTGAGGTAAAGAAGCTGGCCGACAGCATCGTCAAGGGGAAGACCACGGTGCTCGACAAGGCGAAGGCGATCTACGACTGGGCCTGCGAAAACATGTACCGCGACCCGGCCACGGTCGGTTGCGGCAAGGGCGACGTCTGCGAGTTGCTGAAAAAACCGGGCGGAAAGTGCACCGACATCTCCTCGGTGTACATCGCGCTGGCGCGCGCTGCCGGGGTGCCGGCGCGCGAGGTGTTCGGCCTGCGCCTTGGCAAGAAGGCAGAGGAGGATGTCACCACCTGGCAGCACTGCTGGGTCGAGTTCTTCCTCCCGGGGACCGGCTGGGTGCCGGTTGACCCGGCCGACGTGAGAAAGGCCATGCTGGTCGAAAAGCTGGAGTTGAAAGACGCCAAGACCCGCGAGTACCGCGACTACTTCTGGGGCGGTATCGATCCCTACCGCTTCAAGATCGCCTCGGGGCGCGACCTGGTGCTTAACCCGCCGCAGGCAGGCGCGCCGCTCAACACCTTTGGCTATCCCTACGCCGAAGTGGGGGGCAAGGTCCTGGACTGGTACGACCCCAAGACTTTCAACTACCGCATCACCTTCAAAGAAAAATAG
- a CDS encoding acyl-CoA dehydratase activase gives MVAAGIDIGSTGTKAVIFDGEIRASVVVPTGWDPKAAGLEAYRQALECAGLVADEVQSIVGTGYGRVSLPIFDRKVTEITCHARGAHFLYPETRSVIDIGGQDSKVISVDPQGRVAEFAMNDKCAAGTGRFLQVMAGVLDVSLDQLGQLAVGATPVPISSMCAVFAESEVIGLLARGTDKGSIAAGIFHSIAARIQGLAGKVALSHRVTFSGGVALNRELCRAIGTSLGIDMWVPQAPQMVGALGAAILGYEA, from the coding sequence ATGGTAGCAGCAGGAATCGACATAGGTTCGACAGGGACAAAAGCGGTTATCTTCGATGGAGAGATCCGCGCCAGCGTCGTCGTTCCCACGGGCTGGGACCCCAAGGCGGCAGGGCTGGAAGCTTATCGCCAGGCGCTGGAGTGCGCGGGCCTCGTGGCGGATGAGGTGCAAAGCATCGTCGGGACAGGCTACGGACGGGTTTCCCTCCCCATATTCGACCGGAAGGTCACTGAGATCACCTGCCACGCCCGCGGAGCCCATTTCCTGTACCCGGAAACGCGCAGCGTGATCGATATCGGTGGCCAGGACAGCAAGGTGATCAGTGTCGACCCCCAGGGGCGCGTGGCGGAGTTCGCCATGAACGACAAGTGCGCCGCCGGCACCGGTCGCTTCCTGCAGGTCATGGCCGGCGTGCTCGACGTCTCCCTGGATCAGCTCGGACAGCTTGCCGTTGGGGCGACGCCGGTGCCGATCTCCAGCATGTGCGCGGTCTTCGCCGAGTCCGAGGTGATCGGCCTGCTGGCGCGCGGGACTGACAAGGGAAGCATCGCAGCCGGTATCTTCCACTCCATCGCTGCCAGGATCCAGGGGCTGGCAGGTAAGGTTGCCCTGTCGCACCGGGTCACCTTCAGCGGCGGCGTCGCGTTGAACCGCGAACTTTGTCGCGCCATCGGAACGAGCCTCGGCATCGACATGTGGGTGCCGCAGGCGCCGCAGATGGTCGGCGCGCTGGGCGCGGCGATCCTGGGGTACGAGGCATGA